One region of Bactrocera neohumeralis isolate Rockhampton chromosome 5, APGP_CSIRO_Bneo_wtdbg2-racon-allhic-juicebox.fasta_v2, whole genome shotgun sequence genomic DNA includes:
- the LOC126757902 gene encoding trichohyalin-like isoform X2: MGFRFWQLQATVLYLLVATSFAHEELRTCEDNDYFVCLNSATTKYSSNGEIWVRGNIEFSKQSGLERPEPQRYYDYVDRIESRDYSNGANNREVKQRAVNQQERLENVRHLDNHEEQHEITMHFDNRQESQEIKRHVDDRQELRKTSMRRDEQSERREITRRVDDREERRERSMRRDEQPERQEITRRVDDREERRTIKMRLDDRQEQREIARRVDSREERRETSMRRNEQPERREITRRVDDREERRAIEMRLDDRQEQREISRRVDDREERRETSMRRDEQPERREITRRVDDREERRAIEMRLDDRQEQREISRRVDDREERRETSMRRDEQPERREITRRVDDREGRRAIEMRLDGRQEQREISRRVDDREERRETSMRRDEQPERREITRRVADREERRAIEMRLDDRQEQREISRRVDDREERRETSMRRDEQPERREITRRVDDREERRANEMRLDDRQEKLEISRRLDDREQRRETSMRRDEQPERREITRGVDDREGRRAIEMRLDDRQEQREISRRVDDREERRETSMRRDEQPERREITRRVDDREERRAIEMRLDDRQEQREISRRLDDREERRETSMRRDEQPERREITRRVDDREERRAIEMRLDDRQEQRETSRHVDDREERRETSMRRNEQPERREITRRVDDREERRAIEMRLDDRQEQREISRRVDDREERRETSMRRDEQPERREITRRVDDREERRAIEMRLDDRQEQREISRRLDDREERRETSMRRDEQPERREITRRVDDREERRAIEMRLDDRQEQREISRRLDDRENRRETSMRRDEQPERREITRRVDNREERRAIEMRLDDRKEQPEISRRVDREERRETSMRRDEQPERREITRRVDDREERQAIEMRLDDRQEEQEITRRVDDREERRTIKMRLDDRQEQREIARRVDSREERRESSMRRNELPERREITRRVDNREERRAIEMRLDDRKEQPEISRRVDREERRETSMRRDEQPERREITRRVDDREERRTIKMRFDVQQEQREIARRLDDREERRETSMRRNEQPERREITRRVDDREERRVIEMRLDDRQEQLEISRRLDDREDRRGTSMRRDEQPERREITRRVDDREERRAIEMRLHDRQEQREISRRLDDREDRRETSMRRDEQPERREITRRVDDREERHAIEMRLDDRQEQRETSGRVDDRKERRETSMRRDEQPEGREITRRVDDREERRAIEMHVDDRRQKSKRFDVREEQNDIARRSSRQVWHDRIESRDDSWVERSRLENERPEIVVRELSRGIDIRVFEQLQRQSTANEVKSSPLTRTNVNWKHGYILLGQGTILAFALMKALKDYEFKIKRVSHQHIGDSAFLIGF; the protein is encoded by the exons ATGGGTTTCAGGTTTTGGCAGTTGCAAGCAACTGTCCTTTACCTGTTAGTAGCAACTAGTTTCGCTCATGAGGAATTACGCACTTGTGAAGACAACGATTACTTTGTATGTTTAAACAGCGCCACGACCAAATATTCAAGCAACGGTGAAATTTGGGTACGAGGAAACATTGAATTCTCAAAACAGTCGGGTTTAGAGCGTCCAGAACCTCAACGGTATTATGATTATGTTGATCGCATAGAATCTCGAGACTATTCAAATGGGGCTAACAACCGTGAAGTTAAACAGCGCGCTGTTAACCAACAGGAGCGACTGGAAAACGTTAGACATTTGGATAACCACGAAGAACAGCACGAAATTACAATGCACTTTGATAACCGACAGGAGTCACAAGAAATTAAAAGACATGTTGATGACCGTCAGGAGCTACGAAAAACTTCAATGCGCCGTGATGAACAGTCAGAACGGCGAGAGATTACAAGACGTGTTGATGATCGTGAAGAACGACGAGAAAGATCAATGCGCCGTGATGAACAACCAGAACGACAAGAGATTACAAGACGTGTTGATGACCGCGAGGAACGCCGTACCATTAAAATGCGTTTAGATGACCGACAGGAACAACGAGAAATTGCAAGACGTGTTGATAGTCGCGAAGAACGACGAGAAACTTCAATGCGCCGTAATGAACAAC CAGAACGACGAGAGATTACAAGACGTGTTGATGACCGCGAGGAACGACGAGCCATTGAAATGCGTCTAGATGACCGACAGGAACAACGAGAGATTTCAAGACGTGTTGATGATCGTGAAGAACGACGAGAAACATCAATGCGCCGTGATGAACAACCAGAACGACGAGAGATTACAAGACGTGTTGATGACCGCGAGGAACGCCGAGCCATCGAAATGCGTCTAGATGACCGACAGGAACAACGAGAGATTTCAAGACGTGTAGATGATCGTGAAGAACGACGAGAAACTTCAATGCGCCGTGATGAACAACCAGAACGACGAGAGATTACAAGAC GTGTTGATGACCGCGAGGGCCGCCGAGCCATTGAAATGCGTCTTGATGGCCGACAGGAACAACGAGAGATTTCAAGACGTGTTGATGATCGTGAAGAACGACGAGAAACATCAATGCGCCGTGATGAACAACCAGAACGACGAGAAATTACAAGACGTGTTGCTGACCGCGAGGAACGCCGAGCCATCGAAATGCGTCTAGATGACCGACAGGAACAACGAGAGATTTCAAGACGTGTTGATGATCGTGAAGAACGACGAGAAACATCAATGCGCCGTGATGAACAACCAGAACGACGAGAGATTACAAGACGTGTTGATGACCGCGAGGAACGCCGAGCCAACGAAATGCGTCTAGATGACCGACAGGAAAAACTAGAGATTTCAAGACGTCTTGATGATCGTGAACAACGACGAGAAACATCAATGCGCCGTGATGAACAACCAGAACGACGAGAGATTACAAGAGGTGTTGATGACCGCGAGGGCCGCCGAGCCATTGAAATGCGTCTAGATGACCGACAGGAACAACGAGAGATTTCAAGACGTGTTGATGATCGTGAAGAACGACGAGAAACATCAATGCGCCGTGATGAACAACCAGAACGACGAGAGATTACAAGACGTGTTGATGACCGCGAGGAACGCCGAGCCATCGAAATGCGTCTAGATGACCGACAGGAACAACGAGAGATTTCAAGACGTCTTGATGATCGTGAAGAACGACGAGAAACATCAATGCGCCGTGATGAACAACCAGAACGACGAGAGATTACAAGACGTGTTGATGACCGCGAGGAGCGCCGAGCCATTGAAATGCGTCTTGATGACCGACAGGAACAACGAGAGACTTCAAGGCATGTTGATGATCGCGAGGAACGACGAGAAACTTCAATGCGCCGTAATGAACAACCAGAACGACGAGAAATTACAAGACGTGTTGATGACCGCGAGGAACGCCGAGCCATCGAAATGCGTCTAGATGACCGACAGGAACAACGAGAGATTTCAAGACGTGTTGATGATCGTGAAGAACGACGAGAAACATCAATGCGCCGTGATGAACAACCAGAACGACGAGAGATTACAAGACGTGTTGATGACCGCGAGGAACGCCGAGCCATCGAAATGCGTCTAGATGACCGACAGGAACAACGAGAGATTTCAAGACGTCTTGATGATCGTGAAGAACGACGAGAAACATCAATGCGCCGTGATGAACAACCAGAACGACGAGAGATTACAAGACGTGTTGATGATCGCGAGGAGCGCCGAGCCATTGAAATGCGTCTAGATGACCGACAGGAACAACGAGAGATTTCAAGACGTCTTGATGATCGTGAAAACCGACGAGAAACATCAATGCGCCGTGATGAACAACCAGAACGGCGAGAGATTACAAGACGTGTTGATAACCGCGAGGAACGCCGAGCCATCGAAATGCGTCTAGATGACCGAAAGGAACAACCAGAGATTTCAAGACGTGTTGATCGTGAAGAACGACGAGAAACATCAATGCGCCGTGATGAACAACCCGAACGACGAGAGATTACAAGACGTGTTGATGACCGCGAGGAGCGCCAAGCCATTGAAATGCGTCTAGATGACCGACAGGAAGAACAAGAGATTACAAGACGTGTTGATGACCGCGAAGAACGCCGTACCATTAAAATGCGTTTAGATGACCGACAGGAACAACGAGAAATTGCAAGACGTGTTGATAGTCGCGAAGAACGACGAGAAAGTTCAATGCGCCGTAATGAACTACCAGAACGACGAGAGATTACACGACGTGTTGATAACCGCGAGGAACGCCGAGCCATCGAAATGCGTCTAGATGACCGAAAGGAACAACCAGAGATTTCAAGACGTGTTGATCGTGAAGAACGACGAGAAACATCAATGCGCCGTGATGAACAACCCGAACGACGAGAGATTACAAGACGTGTTGATGACCGCGAGGAACGCCGAACCATTAAAATGCGTTTCGATGTCCAACAGGAACAACGAGAAATTGCAAGACGTCTTGATGATCGCGAAGAACGACGAGAAACTTCAATGCGCCGTAATGAACAACCTGAACGACGAGAAATTACAAGACGTGTTGATGATCGCGAGGAACGCCGAGTCATTGAAATGCGTCTAGATGACCGACAGGAACAACTAGAGATTTCAAGACGTCTTGATGATCGTGAAGACCGACGAGGAACATCAATGCGCCGTGATGAACAACCAGAACGACGAGAGATTACAAGACGTGTTGATGACCGCGAGGAACGCCGAGCCATCGAAATGCGTCTACATGACCGACAGGAACAACGAGAGATTTCAAGACGTCTTGATGATCGTGAAGACCGACGAGAAACATCAATGCGGCGTGATGAACAACCAGAACGACGAGAGATTACAAGACGTGTTGATGACCGCGAGGAGCGGCACGCCATTGAAATGCGTCTTGATGACCGACAGGAACAACGGGAGACTTCAGGACGTGTTGATGATCGTAAAGAAAGACGTGAAACATCAATGCGCCGTGATGAACAACCAGAAGGACGAGAGATTACACGACGTGTTGATGACCGCGAGGAACGCCGAGCCATCGAAATGCATGTAGATGACCGACGGCAAAAGTCAAAGCGCTTTGATGTCAGAGAGGAACAGAATGATATTGCTAGGCGTAGTAGTCGCCAGGTATGGCATGATCGTATAGAAAGTCGTGATGATTCATGGGTAGAGAGAAGTCGTTTAGAAAATGAACGCCCAGAAATTGTGGTACGTGAGCTTTCTCGTGGAATTGACATCCGAGTATTTGAACAGTTGCAAAGGCAATCTACTGCTAATGAAGTGAAATCCAGCCCACTGACCAGGACTAACGTAAATTGGAAACATGGATACATTTTACTTGGACAAGGAACAATTTTGGCTTTTGCCCTAATGAAGGCGCTAAAGGACTATGAGTTTAAAATAAA gaGAGTTTCACATCAACACATTGGTGATTCAGCATTTCTCAtaggattttaa
- the LOC126757902 gene encoding trichohyalin-like isoform X20: protein MGFRFWQLQATVLYLLVATSFAHEELRTCEDNDYFVCLNSATTKYSSNGEIWVRGNIEFSKQSGLERPEPQRYYDYVDRIESRDYSNGANNREVKQRAVNQQERLENVRHLDNHEEQHEITMHFDNRQESQEIKRHVDDRQELRKTSMRRDEQSERREITRRVDDREERRERSMRRDEQPERQEITRRVDDREERRTIKMRLDDRQEQREIARRVDSREERRETSMRRNEQPERREITRRVDDREERRANEMRLDDRQEKLEISRRLDDREQRRETSMRRDEQPERREITRGVDDREGRRAIEMRLDDRQEQREISRRVDDREERRETSMRRDEQPERREITRRVDDREERRAIEMRLDDRQEQREISRRLDDREERRETSMRRDEQPERREITRRVDDREERRAIEMRLDDRQEQRETSRHVDDREERRETSMRRNEQPERREITRRVDDREERRAIEMRLDDRQEQREISRRVDDREERRETSMRRDEQPERREITRRVDDREERRAIEMRLDDRQEQREISRRLDDREERRETSMRRDEQPERREITRRVDDREERRAIEMRLDDRQEQREISRRLDDRENRRETSMRRDEQPERREITRRVDNREERRAIEMRLDDRKEQPEISRRVDREERRETSMRRDEQPERREITRRVDDREERQAIEMRLDDRQEEQEITRRVDDREERRTIKMRLDDRQEQREIARRVDSREERRESSMRRNELPERREITRRVDNREERRAIEMRLDDRKEQPEISRRVDREERRETSMRRDEQPERREITRRVDDREERRTIKMRFDVQQEQREIARRLDDREERRETSMRRNEQPERREITRRVDDREERRVIEMRLDDRQEQLEISRRLDDREDRRGTSMRRDEQPERREITRRVDDREERRAIEMRLHDRQEQREISRRLDDREDRRETSMRRDEQPERREITRRVDDREERHAIEMRLDDRQEQRETSGRVDDRKERRETSMRRDEQPEGREITRRVDDREERRAIEMHVDDRRQKSKRFDVREEQNDIARRSSRQVWHDRIESRDDSWVERSRLENERPEIVVRELSRGIDIRVFEQLQRQSTANEVKSSPLTRTNVNWKHGYILLGQGTILAFALMKALKDYEFKIKRVSHQHIGDSAFLIGF from the exons ATGGGTTTCAGGTTTTGGCAGTTGCAAGCAACTGTCCTTTACCTGTTAGTAGCAACTAGTTTCGCTCATGAGGAATTACGCACTTGTGAAGACAACGATTACTTTGTATGTTTAAACAGCGCCACGACCAAATATTCAAGCAACGGTGAAATTTGGGTACGAGGAAACATTGAATTCTCAAAACAGTCGGGTTTAGAGCGTCCAGAACCTCAACGGTATTATGATTATGTTGATCGCATAGAATCTCGAGACTATTCAAATGGGGCTAACAACCGTGAAGTTAAACAGCGCGCTGTTAACCAACAGGAGCGACTGGAAAACGTTAGACATTTGGATAACCACGAAGAACAGCACGAAATTACAATGCACTTTGATAACCGACAGGAGTCACAAGAAATTAAAAGACATGTTGATGACCGTCAGGAGCTACGAAAAACTTCAATGCGCCGTGATGAACAGTCAGAACGGCGAGAGATTACAAGACGTGTTGATGATCGTGAAGAACGACGAGAAAGATCAATGCGCCGTGATGAACAACCAGAACGACAAGAGATTACAAGACGTGTTGATGACCGCGAGGAACGCCGTACCATTAAAATGCGTTTAGATGACCGACAGGAACAACGAGAAATTGCAAGACGTGTTGATAGTCGCGAAGAACGACGAGAAACTTCAATGCGCCGTAATGAACAAC CAGAACGACGAGAGATTACAAGACGTGTTGATGACCGCGAGGAACGCCGAGCCAACGAAATGCGTCTAGATGACCGACAGGAAAAACTAGAGATTTCAAGACGTCTTGATGATCGTGAACAACGACGAGAAACATCAATGCGCCGTGATGAACAACCAGAACGACGAGAGATTACAAGAGGTGTTGATGACCGCGAGGGCCGCCGAGCCATTGAAATGCGTCTAGATGACCGACAGGAACAACGAGAGATTTCAAGACGTGTTGATGATCGTGAAGAACGACGAGAAACATCAATGCGCCGTGATGAACAACCAGAACGACGAGAGATTACAAGACGTGTTGATGACCGCGAGGAACGCCGAGCCATCGAAATGCGTCTAGATGACCGACAGGAACAACGAGAGATTTCAAGACGTCTTGATGATCGTGAAGAACGACGAGAAACATCAATGCGCCGTGATGAACAACCAGAACGACGAGAGATTACAAGACGTGTTGATGACCGCGAGGAGCGCCGAGCCATTGAAATGCGTCTTGATGACCGACAGGAACAACGAGAGACTTCAAGGCATGTTGATGATCGCGAGGAACGACGAGAAACTTCAATGCGCCGTAATGAACAACCAGAACGACGAGAAATTACAAGACGTGTTGATGACCGCGAGGAACGCCGAGCCATCGAAATGCGTCTAGATGACCGACAGGAACAACGAGAGATTTCAAGACGTGTTGATGATCGTGAAGAACGACGAGAAACATCAATGCGCCGTGATGAACAACCAGAACGACGAGAGATTACAAGACGTGTTGATGACCGCGAGGAACGCCGAGCCATCGAAATGCGTCTAGATGACCGACAGGAACAACGAGAGATTTCAAGACGTCTTGATGATCGTGAAGAACGACGAGAAACATCAATGCGCCGTGATGAACAACCAGAACGACGAGAGATTACAAGACGTGTTGATGATCGCGAGGAGCGCCGAGCCATTGAAATGCGTCTAGATGACCGACAGGAACAACGAGAGATTTCAAGACGTCTTGATGATCGTGAAAACCGACGAGAAACATCAATGCGCCGTGATGAACAACCAGAACGGCGAGAGATTACAAGACGTGTTGATAACCGCGAGGAACGCCGAGCCATCGAAATGCGTCTAGATGACCGAAAGGAACAACCAGAGATTTCAAGACGTGTTGATCGTGAAGAACGACGAGAAACATCAATGCGCCGTGATGAACAACCCGAACGACGAGAGATTACAAGACGTGTTGATGACCGCGAGGAGCGCCAAGCCATTGAAATGCGTCTAGATGACCGACAGGAAGAACAAGAGATTACAAGACGTGTTGATGACCGCGAAGAACGCCGTACCATTAAAATGCGTTTAGATGACCGACAGGAACAACGAGAAATTGCAAGACGTGTTGATAGTCGCGAAGAACGACGAGAAAGTTCAATGCGCCGTAATGAACTACCAGAACGACGAGAGATTACACGACGTGTTGATAACCGCGAGGAACGCCGAGCCATCGAAATGCGTCTAGATGACCGAAAGGAACAACCAGAGATTTCAAGACGTGTTGATCGTGAAGAACGACGAGAAACATCAATGCGCCGTGATGAACAACCCGAACGACGAGAGATTACAAGACGTGTTGATGACCGCGAGGAACGCCGAACCATTAAAATGCGTTTCGATGTCCAACAGGAACAACGAGAAATTGCAAGACGTCTTGATGATCGCGAAGAACGACGAGAAACTTCAATGCGCCGTAATGAACAACCTGAACGACGAGAAATTACAAGACGTGTTGATGATCGCGAGGAACGCCGAGTCATTGAAATGCGTCTAGATGACCGACAGGAACAACTAGAGATTTCAAGACGTCTTGATGATCGTGAAGACCGACGAGGAACATCAATGCGCCGTGATGAACAACCAGAACGACGAGAGATTACAAGACGTGTTGATGACCGCGAGGAACGCCGAGCCATCGAAATGCGTCTACATGACCGACAGGAACAACGAGAGATTTCAAGACGTCTTGATGATCGTGAAGACCGACGAGAAACATCAATGCGGCGTGATGAACAACCAGAACGACGAGAGATTACAAGACGTGTTGATGACCGCGAGGAGCGGCACGCCATTGAAATGCGTCTTGATGACCGACAGGAACAACGGGAGACTTCAGGACGTGTTGATGATCGTAAAGAAAGACGTGAAACATCAATGCGCCGTGATGAACAACCAGAAGGACGAGAGATTACACGACGTGTTGATGACCGCGAGGAACGCCGAGCCATCGAAATGCATGTAGATGACCGACGGCAAAAGTCAAAGCGCTTTGATGTCAGAGAGGAACAGAATGATATTGCTAGGCGTAGTAGTCGCCAGGTATGGCATGATCGTATAGAAAGTCGTGATGATTCATGGGTAGAGAGAAGTCGTTTAGAAAATGAACGCCCAGAAATTGTGGTACGTGAGCTTTCTCGTGGAATTGACATCCGAGTATTTGAACAGTTGCAAAGGCAATCTACTGCTAATGAAGTGAAATCCAGCCCACTGACCAGGACTAACGTAAATTGGAAACATGGATACATTTTACTTGGACAAGGAACAATTTTGGCTTTTGCCCTAATGAAGGCGCTAAAGGACTATGAGTTTAAAATAAA gaGAGTTTCACATCAACACATTGGTGATTCAGCATTTCTCAtaggattttaa